From the Anopheles merus strain MAF unplaced genomic scaffold, AmerM5.1 LNR4000007, whole genome shotgun sequence genome, one window contains:
- the LOC121600828 gene encoding DNA mismatch repair protein spellchecker 1-like, with translation MSTLKPLQCLNLDKAQQRTFIEFYKSLGEKPATTVRIFDRTDYYSCHGVDAAFVAKTLFKSSNAIKIMDVDDQQLPYVSLSKNNFEGLIRDLLLVRNYRIEVYSKESKRKHENDWSLQYKGSPGNLAHFEDVLFNNNNEMVIGSALIALHIRQEPKQRMIGLGFIEVNERRMAVIEFVDDDFYTELEALIVVTGPKECLLPGGAAEYERVEQIMKRNNVIVTTRKVKEFMKDKVDVIDSLNKLLRFREGQHPNANTIPEVSKSLALSALGVILNYLELTQEPGNHGQFHLESLDSNRFVHLDAAAVSALNLFPNPGTSIKSNAYRWQSVLGVLDRCRTPQGHRLMAQWMKQPLQDYEIIKDRHDIVEYFVNNTIIRSELYDNHLKKLPDIMFVLKRLLRRKASLQDIFRLYQVILRVPRMLSLLEPNDLEKNAVLNNIYNPIKDSLSDLKLFKSMVEQIIDLQAVEHGEYLVKADFDSQLKKRKEEMDEVYSKMKHHLSTVAKDIGLDAGSSIKLEFVSQHGYHFRITLKDETLIRKNNSYRILDAVKGGVRFITTKLQDYSESFATLKIAYEEQQQTIVAEVIRVAVGYVEPWTMLNSQIAYLDCLVSFAVSASSAPIPYVRPKMHREGPSVLKLIQVRHPCLELQEDVNYIANDAMFDAKETSTYIITGPNMGGKSTYIRSVGVTVLMAHIGSFVPCESAEMSIFDCILGRVGADDNFTKGLSTFMVEMIETAGIIRRATDRSLVIIDELGRGTSTYEGCGIAWSIAEWLAKESKCFTLFATHFQEITDLASYVENVKNYHMQAIVDGECLTLLYQVKPGVMEKSFGIQVAKLANFPPGVIKLAQKFYNECEDHRGTIKDNHDTNCLAVLQKCFSEIDNFDCDSDNFALTPDALKRLLFLVK, from the exons ATGTCGACCTTAAAACCACTACAATGTCTAAATCTAG ACAAAGCACAGCAGCGAACATTCATCGAGTTTTACAAGTCACTAGGCGAG AAACCGGCTACTACTGTGCGAATTTTCGATCGAACGGATTATTACAGCTGCCATGGCGTTGATGCCGCATTTGTTGCCAAAACACTTTTTAAGTCTTCGAATGCAATCAAAATAATGGATGTAGATGATCAGCAGTTGCCGTATGTTTCCTTGagtaaaaacaatttcgagggACTTATTCGAGACCTACTGCTGGTGCGTAACTATCGAATAGAAGTGTATTCGAAGGAATCAAAACGGAAACATGAAAATGATTGGTCGCTCCAGTATAAAGGATCACCAGGGAATTTGGCACACTTCGAAGATGTTTTGTTTAACAACAATAACGAAATGGTAATCGGTTCTGCTCTGATTGCTCTGCACATTCGTCAAGAACCCAAGCAACGAATGATTGGTTTAGGATTTATCGAAGTAAATGAGAGACGTATGGCCGTGATCGAATTCGTCGACGATGATTTCTACACTGAGCTGGAGGCTTTAATTGTAGTTACAGGACCTAAAGAGTGTCTACTTCCCGGTGGCGCAGCAGAG TATGAACGTGTCGAGCAAATTATGAAGCGTAATAATGTGATCGTTACAacgcgcaaagtgaaagaATTTATGAAGGATAAAGTCGATGTCATCGACAGTTTGAACAAACTGCTGCGGTTCCGCGAGGGACAGCATCCAAACGCAAACACCATTCCAGAAGTATCTAAATCGCTGGCTCTAAGTGCACTGGGTGTAATCTTAAACTATCTCGAGCTTACTCAAGAACCAGGCAACCATGGTCAGTTTCATCTGGAATCGCTCGATTCAAACCG CTTTGTTCATCTTGATGCAGCTGCAGTATCGGCATTGAACCTTTTTCCAAACCCAGGCACATCAATTAAATCGAACGCCTATCGATGGCAAAGTGTTCTGGGCGTACTTGATAGGTGTCGCACACCTCAAGGCCACCGATTGATGGCACAATGGATGAAACAGCCGCTACAAGATTATGAGATTATCAAAGATCGGCACGATATTGTGGAGTATTTTGTCAACAATACCATAATACGCTCTGAGCTTTATGATAATCATCTTAAAAAGCTGCCAGATATAATGTTCGTGCTCAAACGTCTTTTACGCAGAAAAGCTTCGTTGCAGGACATTTTTCGTTTGTACCAAGTTATTTTACGTGTACCTAGAATGTTATCTCTTCTGGAACCGAACGATCTAGAAAAAAATGCTGTGCTGAACAATATATACAATCCTATCAAGGATAGCTTGAGTGATTTGAAGCTATTCAAATCCATGGTTGAACAAATCATTGACTTGCAAGCGGTCGAACATGGCGAATATCTTGTAAAAGCTGATTTCGATAGCCAGCTAAAGAAGCGAAAAGAAGAAATGGACGAAGTTTATTCTAAAATGAAGCATCATCTATCCACAGTAGCCAAAGACATAGGATTGGATGCGGGATCGTCTATTAAGCTTGAATTTGTTAGTCAACATGGTTACCATTTTAGAATTACGCTTAAAGATGAAACTTTAATACGGAAAAACAATTCCTATCGCATCTTAGATGCCGTAAAGGGTGGCGTTCGGTTTATCACAACTAAACTACAAGATTACAGCGAGTCTTTTGCTACGTTAAAAATTGCGTATGAAGAGCAACAGCAAACTATTGTCGCAGAAGTGATACGTGTAGCTGTAGGGTATGTTGAACCATGGACAATGCTCAATAGTCAGATAGCGTACTTAGACTGTCTGGTAAGCTTTGCAGTGAGTGCTTCAAGTGCACCGATCCCATACGTACGGCCCAAAATGCATCGCGAAGGTCCAAGTGTGTTAAAACTGATTCAAGTGCGTCATCCTTGTTTGGAGTTGCAAGAAGATGTCAACTATATCGCCAACGATGCAATGTTTGACGCCAAGGAAACTTCCACGTATATTATCACCGGCCCAAATATGGGTGGCAAAAGTACCTACATAAGATCTGTGGGAGTCACTGTCTTAATGGCTCACATCGGCTCATTCGTACCATGCGAGAGTGCAGAAATGTCAATTTTCGATTGCATCTTGGGGCGAGTTGGCGCCGATGATAATTTTACCAAAGGACTCAGTACATTCATGGTGGAGATGATCGAAACTGCAGGAATAATTCGCAGAGCAACAGATAGATCGCTTGTAATAATCGACGAGCTTGGACGCGGTACATCAACATATGAAGGATGCGGCATTGCGTGGTCCATCGCTGAATGGCTAGCTAAAGAGAGCAAATGTTTTACCTTATTTGCCACACATTTTCAGGAAATAACCGACCTTGCCAGCTACGTAGAAAACGTGAAAAACTACCACATGCAAGCCATAGTTGATGGCGAATGTTTGACTTTATTGTATCAGGTGAAACCGGGAGTAATGGAGAAAAGTTTTGGCATACAAGTCGCTAAGCTGGCTAATTTTCCGCCAGGTGTCATAAAG CTAGCTCAAAAGTTCTACAATGAATGTGAAGATCATCGAGGAACCATTAAAGATAATCATGATACTAATTGTTTGGCAGTGTTGCAAAAGTGTTTCTCTGAGATCGATAATTTTGATTGTGACAGTGATAATTTTGCTTTAACTCCTGATGCATTGAAAAGATTGTTATTTTTGGTTAAATAA